A part of Mycteria americana isolate JAX WOST 10 ecotype Jacksonville Zoo and Gardens chromosome 28, USCA_MyAme_1.0, whole genome shotgun sequence genomic DNA contains:
- the S1PR2 gene encoding sphingosine 1-phosphate receptor 2 encodes MGSIYKEYFNTQKIREHYNYTKGGSESSPTASHWVGFIVMLCCFIVLENLLVLISVCRNKKFHSAMYIFIGNLAFSDLLAGLAFMANILLSGATTFNLTPVEWFVREGTAFATLAASVFSLLAIAIERHVAITKVKVYSSDKNCRMVLLIGACWVIAAAIGSLPIMGWNCMSDLRDCSTVLPLYSKYYVLFIITIFTLILLAIVGLYSRIYCIVRSSHAEIATAQTLALLKTVTIVLAAFIVCWLPAFIILLMDASCSVQACRILYKANYFFAFAMLNSAANPIIYTLRSKDMRREFLRVLCCCGAGRRDQPSGRCGLPLRTSSSLDRCTPKYELPTSPITHECTTSV; translated from the coding sequence ATGGGTAGCATCTACAAGGAATACTTCAACACGCAGAAGATCCGGGAGCACTACAACTACACCAAGGGGGGCTCGGAAAGCTCCCCCACCGCCTCCCATTGGGTGGGCTTCATCGTCATGTTGTGCTGCTTCATCGTGCTGGAGAACCTGCTGGTCCTCATCTCCGTTTGCCGCAACAAGAAGTTTCACTCGGCCATGTACATCTTCATCGGGAACTTGGCTTTCTCCGATCTCTTGGCCGGGTTGGCCTTCATGGCCAACATCTTGCTCTCCGGAGCCACCACCTTCAACCTGACACCGGTAGAGTGGTTCGTACGGGAAGGCACGGCCTTTGCCACGTTGGCCGCCTCCGTCTTCAGCTTGTTGGCCATCGCCATCGAGCGCCACGTGGCCATCACCAAGGTGAAGGTCTACAGCAGCGACAAGAACTGTCGGATGGTGCTGCTCATCGGGGCTTGTTGGGTGATCGCTGCCGCCATCGGCAGCCTCCCCATCATGGGCTGGAACTGCATGAGCGACCTGCGGGATTGCTCCACTGTCCTCCCCCTCTACTCCAAATATTACGTCCTCTTCATCATCACCATCTTCACCCTCATCCTCCTCGCCATCGTGGGGCTCTACAGCCGCATCTACTGCATCGTGCGCTCCAGCCACGCCGAGATCGCCACCGCCCAGACCCTGGCCTTGCTCAAGACGGTCACCATCGTCCTGGCAGCCTTCATCGTGTGCTGGCTGCCGGCCTTCATCATCCTCCTCATGGACGCCTCCTGCTCCGTCCAGGCGTGCCGGATCCTCTATAAGGCGAACTATTTCTTTGCCTTCGCCATGCTCAACTCGGCCGCCAACCCCATCATCTACACGCTGCGGAGCAAGGACATGCGCCGGGAGTTCCTGCgggtgctgtgctgctgcggggccgggcgccgggACCAGCCCTCCGGCCGTTGCGGGCTCCCGCTCCGCACCTCCAGCTCGCTGGACCGCTGCACCCCGAAATATGAGTTACCCACCTCGCCTATTACCCACGAGTGTACAACCTCCGTCTAG